cgggtcaactggataaaatgatttccacaaactagacaaaaccttgtttatcgtcaccatcacaaactccgttcactttatcgctgagaaacagtttgattgacagcaggtaagcaacacgcacttccggtttattgtccctgccttttccgtcaaatatgtgcggccgggaagtgcaaaacaaatatacattttagaaaacaaaattacatatgccgaaaataaatttacaagtgctgaaacacttttacatatgccaaaacaaatttacaaacactgggtacccgagcacttgtaaatttgtttttgcttttgttgtaaatttgtttttgtttttttgtaattttgttttctgaaatgtaaatttgttttgcacttctcggccaccgtagtttTGGGAGAGATGTGACCTTTTGCTGCTGATCCGTGATGTTGTGCTGCATTATCCAGGTCATTTTGCCAAATGTACATATAGTTTGCAAAACATACAATCTGTTTCAAGTTTTCAAGTTtttctaaaataatttatttatgtttttcttttaaaaaaagatgtGAAAGAAGTGGGTTCAAAATGacagacaaaaaacaaaacaaattaattgtGTTGATCCACCTCAACAAAGGTCTTGTAAAAGAGTGTAAGCAAAAGAATGTAAGCTGCTCCTGAGTGTGTCTGCCCACCCCCCAGCTGCATTGTTGTGCAGGGGATATGCATAAGGTTGCTAACACCTTAGCAAATTTGCATGCAGCCTTTTGTGCTGTGGGGGATAAATAGGTGACTGCTTCACCTATTTtgttcaaaagaaacaaaatgcagAGAAGGCTCACCACTCAACAGGCATTGGAACTGATCCTGAGCAACACCAACCCTTGTGACTCAGATGGAGAAGACATAGTCCTTCAACCGGATTCGGACTCTGAGCTGTCTTCAGGTTAGATTTTTCAAATTACCTATTTTTATGTCCTgactatcttttttatttagaaccaaaacaaaatgttaatttgaaattatttatcttGCAGATGAGGAGACTCCTCCTCTACCAAAAAAGAGAGCTCGGTTGGCGAGTGAGCCGACAGAGACCGCAAAAGATGGCACAGTGTGGCGTGAAGTACAAGTGGGGAAACGTCTCCATTTCACCCCAATAGAACCGTACCCTACAGATGGAGAGCCAAGGGCTAAGGCCAGACGAAGTGTCCGGAGTCGCCTTCAGAGCTTCCTCTGTTTTATCACTCTTGACATGCTTCGTAGCATTCAAGAATGGACTACTCAACATGCACGTCACACGGAGCAGGTGGATTGGTTCATGGATCTCCCGGAACTAATGGCATTTATTTCAGTCACTGTCTTGCGGGGGGTGACCAAGGTTCCATCACTACGTGACAGCTGGTCAGCAAACCTGGCAAACCCAAGGATCATTGCAACTATGGCCCGAAACCGCTTCCAAGACATCATGCAACACCTACGCTTTGATGACATGTTCACACGCAGTGAGTGAGCGGAGACCGATAAGTTTGCTGCAATCTCCGATGTGTGGAGATTGTTTGTCACCAACTGCATCACATCCTACAACCCTGGTCGACACATCACTATTGATGAACAGCTTTTCCCGTCAAAGACTCGCTGCTGTTTTCTGCAATACATTGCAACAAAACCAGACAAGTTTGGCATCAAGTTTTGGGTGGCTTGCGACTTGAAATCaaagtacatctgtaatgtcctCCCATATCTTGGCAAGGACCCCAGTCGTCCCAGCGGGGAGAGACTGTCCGAAACTGTAGTGATGAGGCTGATGGAACCATTCATGGACAAGGGCAGAACTGTAACCACGGACAATTTCTTTACATCATTGTCACTTGCACAACGACTGCTTAGCCGGAAAACCACTATCCTCGGCACAGTCAACAAGAGTCGCCGGGAAATTCCTCAATCCGCTAGACAGATGGACCGCACTGAATTCACCACTCAGGTGTTTTCAACCACTGGTGCCACACTGACAGTGTATGCACCCAAACGAAAGAAGGCCGTCTACATTCTCAGCAGCATGCACAGCGTGGTTGAGACTGAGGATACCAACAAAAGGAAGCCAAACACGGtcacacaatacaaccacacaaAGTGCGGTGTGGATGTAATGGACCAAATGGTGCGGGAGTACAGCGTGCGTGCAGGAACACGGAGATGGCCAGTCGCCGTGTTCTACAACATGATTGACATGGCAGCACTGAATGCGCATGTTCTTTATCAGGCATGCACTGGGGTGCAGGAGAGACAGGTGGACTTCCTGGTTGAGCTTGCAAAAGAGTTAGGTGACTCTCATGTGAGTGAAAAGAAGGCACGCAAGGAGAAACTCCTTCGGCAACAACCTTCCACACCCAGCCCTGGCAAAAGGGCGAAGTGTCAGGTCAACCATCGATGCACGAACAATTGTGCAACTGAGAGATGTGTTGACTGCTACAAATACACGTGTGGCAAATGTACCAGGGACATACCCAGGCAGTGCCAGGTATGTTCCGACAGTGCAGACAGACTGCTGAGTGAGTGCTGAAATGCTAGTCACACAAGAAGGACatgccactcacacacacacacgcagcccCCCACTGCAGCCTATTGTAAATATGTGTGGAATTGTTTTAttccttgtattttttttattatttttataacaaaaataaaaagcatggaaacaaataacagttgttcttttgtatatttttcacaCTGAAATTTCAGTCCTCTTGACTTAGACACAAATGCTTCTGGTCATTACTCACAGCTGTACCTTGCTCTAAAATTTCTAattctctatttaaaatatataaaaaatgattcattgtttcagtgcttttttgctcaaataaaactaaactaaatacaaTATGTATAGTCTTTATATTATCAAATACAATAAACTGAATAGAACTAACTAGAAACTAAATGGCTAAACTCAATGGAAAACAACAACCTCCTGTGGTGCGACAGTAATGGCCTTATTTGCAGAACAAAAGACGGTGATTATAGGATGTTAGCTAAAATCCTTCAGGTCATTCGACCCGTCTCTGGGTTCCAAAGGTAGAAATGTTAAATGACCCCTCTCTGGGACTTCTAGTGTTAATAAGTAATCATGACACACTTGCCTTAGAAGATACTATTTAAGACACTTGAGTAGCACATCAGTCTAAAATTCCAATCCATCACTGCAAAGACAAGTcttgattttctttttctttggcTCAGGCGCAGTTTGCATGCCTGAGTTAATGTAACAGGTAATGTATTTTTGGTGGTGCAAAGTGGTGAATTCTGTCCTGTACCGGTGACAACAAGCATAATTAAAAACACAAGTACATAACAACACTACccaccaatgatggaaaatcagtgaaAACCACCtggggtgataggagacaataacacctgaagtgtGTCCTTATGTTGAGTCTACTccgtaactttgttttggttgccgtcACTAAATTTTGAAAAttgaagcagtgttttcattgcttttgtagcaatctctaattatttattctttctgtgcggcctggtaataaatgacctgtGGCCTtgaggttggggaccactggcttACACTATAcgctgatgagccaaaacattaggactacCCATCAAAAATGTGCAAGGAAATGCCTATTTCAGTTGATTATGTCACTGTcaggaatatattaaatgttgggacagtgatagcttagtgggtagagctgtggtaTAACAAATAGAAGGTCGTGGATTTAaaccccagctctgccatgcagccactgttgggcccttaagcaaggcccttaaccctttctgctcTTGACCCCTttcgaaaaagttgggatatgcgagcaaagaatttaattgtactgtacatgtgtatatctatatgacaaataaaggcatttcatATGCCGAATCCCAGTTTTATTTTAGTACTAGTGATGAGGTGCctcaacacacagtgcatcaaaccctttaGTGTATGGGGCTGTATAGTCACAGGCTAGTCAGAGTgaccatgctaactcctgtccatcATCGAATGTATCTACAATAGGCACGCAGGCACTGGACATGGGAGCATAGGAAGAACATTGACTAGTCAGATGAATCCCGTTTTCTCCAAAATCCTGTTAATGGTCAGTAACATGTGCATTGTTTACTCATGGAAGAGATGGCAACAGGATCCACTGTAGATACTGGGCAATGTACAAAAGTTGAAGGACCTGATAATGCCCTGGTACTGGATACCACATTattccttcagatgtcttgtggctTCAATGTCTcactgggtcagagctgttttgactgtGTATAAGGGAAGTGTTCCTAACACTTTGGAACGCTGATGTAGAACAATGACTTAAACAAGTGTGCACTTTTGAAGAGAAAAGGAAACACCCTAGAGATAATCAAAATAGGTTATTTCTACTGCCAGTAGGATTCAAGCCTGGACAAAAGATATATGGTATGTAACAGTATGACTGAAActttatttatgcttttaagTTTCATTTAAATTCATCACGGTTCTTATTGTTGGTTAACAGGTATTCTCACACAGCCCATGTGATTGGTGAGAATCTTGTGGTAGTTGGTGGAGTCTGGCTACAGTCAGCTGGTGTACCAGGAGTTGCTATAATAAACCTGATTAGCAGAAACTCTGTTGAAATCAGTATTGATACGGTGAGTAGGATCCATGCTGAGTCAGTTTTTTTCCTGTATTTTAATGGTTTGCTTAACAGGTTTTTGGTCAGGTTGatctacagggtgggccatttatatggatacacctaaataaaatgggaacttcctgtttgtggcacattagtatatgggagggggaaaacttttcaagatgggtggtgaccatggtggccattttgaagtcggccattttggaaacaactttagttttttccaatgggaagagggtcatgtgacacatcaaacttattgagaatttcacaagaaaaacaatggtatgcttggttttaacgtaactttattctttcatgagttatttacaagtttctgaccacttataaaatgtgttcaaagtgctgcccattgtgttggattgtcaatgcaaccctcttctcccactcttcacacactgatagcaacaccgcagaagaaatgctagcacaggcttccagtatccgtagtttcaggtgctgcacatctcgtatcttcacagcatagacaattgccttcagatgaccccaaagataaaagtctaagggggtcagatcgggagaccttgggggccaaggtcaactggcccacgacgaccaatccactttccaggaaactgttcatctaggaatgctcggacctgacacccataatgtggtggtgcaccatcttgctggaaaaactcagggaacgtgccagccacagtgcataaagagggaaacacatcatcatgtagcaatttcaaatatccagtggccttgaggtttccattgatgaagaatggccccactatctttgtaccccatataccacaccataccatcaatttttgtgttccaacagtcttggagggatctgtccaatgtgggttagtgtcagaccaatagcggtggttttgtttgttaacttcaccattcacataaaagtttgcctcatcactgaacaaaatgttctgtgtaaactgagggtcctgttccaatttttgttttgcccattctgcaaattcagtgcgccgatctgggtcatcctcgttgtgatgctgcagcagctggatttgtaagggtgccatttgtgagtagctaatatccgccgaagggatgttcgactgatgccactctccagtgacatgcggcgagtgctacgctgtgggctcttgctgaatgaagctaggacagccactgatgtttcttcattagtgacagttttcatgcgtccacattttggcaaatccaacactgaaccagtttcacgaaacttggcaagcagtttgctaactgtagcatgggagatgggtggtctcgtagggtgtcttgcattgaaatctgctgcaatgacccgagtactgcgttcaccagacatcaacacaatttctatccgctcctcaggtgttaacctctgcgacatgtcaatggctgtaaacaaagagaagcttgtaaataactcataaaagaataaagttacgttaaaaccaagcacaccattgtttttcttgtgaaattctcaataagtttgatgtgtcacatgaccctcttcccattgaaaaaactaaagttggatccaaaatggccgacttcaaaatggccgccatggtcaccacccatcttgaaaagttttccccctcccatatactaatgtgccacaaacaggaagttaatatcaccaaccattcccattttatttaggtgtatccatataaatggccaaCCCTGTACTGTAACCTCTGCCCAGACGATAGtttggaaacacacacacacatacctgtctgagcaaaagtattcacacccccaccaactacaAAAGAATTAGGAtgccaccaactgcatgaccagaagtatttggatgccaccaactgcatgaccagaagtatttggatgccaccaactgcatgcttgcacagacacacagagtcGCCTGCCTGTGCAAAATTATTCACACCGCCActaactgcatgaccaaaagttttCAGATGCCActaactgcatgaccaaaagtatccagacaccaccaactacatgcttgcacacacacttacctgcatttccaaaagtatttggacgcaaCCAACTACATGActgaaagtattcggacactaCCAAATGCATGcttgcacagacacacagacacctgcctgaaaaaaaatattcacacccccaccaactacattttatattattccTTTTTCTTATTATGCCACCcattttttgtttgtctttctACGTCTGCAACTTTTAAGATATCACTGCTGTTCTAACTCTAAAACATCTATCCCGCTGATGAGGTAACCGCTTATATACAGCTTTTTGATATGCGCATCTATTCACCCGCCACACTTGTTTTTATCTCCTATTTTGTCCCATTTATTTCCGTTCATTTTTGGAAAAGCAGGTTGATATACTAAACTTCTGCTTAACCAGTAGCTTGGACACAGTCACCCttagataaaagtctaagggggtcagatcgggagaccttgggggccattcaactggcccacgacgaccaatccactttccaggaaactgttcatctaggaatgctcggacctgacacccataatgtggtggtgcaccatcttgctggaaaaactcagggaacgtgccagctacagtgcataaagagggaaacacatcatcatgtagcaatttcaaatatccagtggccttgaggtttccattgatgaagaatggccccactatctttgtaccccatataccacaccataccatcaatttttgtgttccaacagtcttggagggatctgtccaatgtgggttagtgtcagaccaatagcggtggttttgtttgttaacttcaccattcacataaaagtttgcctcatcactgaacaaaatgttctgtgtaaactgagggtcctgttccaatttttgttttgcccattctgcaaattcagtgcgccgatctgggtcatcctcgttgtgatgctgcagcagctggatttgtaagggtgccatttgtgagtagctaatatccgccgaagggatgttcgactgatgccactctccagtgacatgcggcgagtgctacgctgtgggctcttgctgaatgaagctaggacagccactgatgtttcttcattagtgacagttttcatgcgtccacattttggcaaatccaacactgaaccagtttcacgaaacttggcaagcagtttgctaactgtagcatgggagatgggtggtctcgtagggtgtcttgcattgaaatctgctgcaatgacccgagtactgcgttcaccagacaaaaaaaatattcacacccccaccaactacattttatattattccTTTTTCTTATTATGCCACCcattttttgtttgtctttctACGTCTGCAACTTTTAAGATATCACTGCTGTTCTAACTCTAAAACATCTATCCCGCTGATGAGGTAACCGCTTATATACAGCTTTTTGATATGCGCATCTATTCACCCGCCACACTTGTTTTTATCTCCTATTTTGTCCCATTTATTTCCGTTCATTTTTGGAAAAGCAGGTTGATATACTAAACTTCTGCTTAACCAGTAGCTTGGACACAGTCACCtgcctgagcaaaagtattcacactcccaccaactacatgcttgcgcacacacacgcaattacctgcatgaccaaaagtatttagacgccACCAACTGCATGCTTGCACAGACACATCTACCTGCCCTAAaaaggtaaaagtaaaaataaaaaagagaaatattaCCAAATGTCTTGTAATGAACAATATTCTGGTAATGTGGTCACCTAGGCAGTCCTAGTAATGGATTACTCAACATGTAGATTGTGGATtcatagttttatttatttttttccccttttgcaGTCTTCTGTCCCCTGGCCCCTCATGCTGCATTCTTTCTGCTCAGAGCTGCTGGATTCTGAGGGGACTGAGGTGGTTCTCATTGGTGGTGGGGGATCCTGCTTCTCCTTCGGCACCCACTTTAACGCTCAGCCTGTTACTCTGGACCTGAGCCCCATGCTTTGTAACAAAGCACCTTTGGATTCGTAGTAGTTTTTTCATCTGGCCATCTGGAAACTCTACTTTCTTTGCACTCATGGATAGGAAGTAGGATATAAAAAGGTTCTGGCCACTATGACCCAGACCAAGATAAAATGAttaatgaatataaatgaaagaataaatctACGATATGCTACCCGAGCACCAAAGCTCGCTGTTAGTACCATGTTGAACCACAATGGTGTGCAATAATCAGACACAGACACCAACTTGACTAGCCAgccagaacagaacaggatgACAGTCCTCAGTGGCCTAAAATGCCTAACCTGCAAAGTCC
The Trichomycterus rosablanca isolate fTriRos1 chromosome 12, fTriRos1.hap1, whole genome shotgun sequence genome window above contains:
- the LOC134324002 gene encoding uncharacterized protein LOC134324002 isoform X1 gives rise to the protein MRLMEPFMDKGRTVTTDNFFTSLSLAQRLLSRKTTILGTVNKSRREIPQSARQMDRTEFTTQVFSTTGATLTVYAPKRKKAVYILSSMHSVVETEDTNKRKPNTVTQYNHTKCGVDVMDQMVREYSVRAGTRRWPVAVFYNMIDMAALNAHVLYQACTGVQERQVDFLVELAKELGDSHVSEKKARKEKLLRQQPSTPSPGKRAKCQVNHRCTNNCATERCVDCYKYTCGKCTRDIPRQCQVCSDSADRLLSEC
- the LOC134324002 gene encoding uncharacterized protein LOC134324002 isoform X2, encoding MQRRLTTQQALELILSNTNPCDSDGEDIVLQPDSDSELSSDEETPPLPKKRARLASEPTETAKDGTVWREVQVGKRLHFTPIEPYPTDGEPRAKARRSVRSRLQSFLCFITLDMLRSIQEWTTQHARHTEQVDWFMDLPELMAFISVTVLRGVTKVPSLRDSWSANLANPRIIATMARNRFQDIMQHLRFDDMFTRSE